One Polynucleobacter sp. SHI8 genomic window, CAAACCTTCCCAAGTAAACCAATCAAATTGATTTCTGGGGCAACTGCAGGTAGCGCCTCAGATATTATTGCTCGATCTATTGCAGAAAAATTGCAGAATGAATTTGGAGTTTCTGTCATCGTAGAGAATAAGCCTGGAGCCTCTGGGACTCTTGCGATTCAAACCATTTTAAATTCTCCTGCAGACGGACACTCTATATTTGTTTATACGGGAGCGCACACTGTTTTGCCTCTGATCAACAAGGTAAATTATGACCCAGTGAAAGATTTTTCTGCTGTGACACCTCTTGCAGTAGTCCCAAATGTCATGGTTGTATCGCCAAATAAAGGTTATAAATCGGTCAAGGATGTCGTAGCAGCTGCTAAAGATAAGCCCGGACAACTCAATTATGCGTCGGCTGGTTTAGGCAGTGCAACGCATATGAGCGCAGAAAAATTTAAATTAGCAACTGGCATTGACGCGATTCATGTGCCCTACAAGGGTTCTCCTGAGGCAATTACTGAGACGATGACTGGGCGCATAGATTACTTTTTTGCGCCCTTAGTCTCAGCCTTACCCATGATTAAAGCAGGCAAATTAATTCCTTTAGCAGTGAGCACACCAAAGCGATCATCCCAATTACCGGACGTCCCTACATTAGCTGAGGCGGGTATTGCTAAATCAGAATATTTATTTTGGATCGGCATGTTGGTGTCTTCCAAAACTCCCCGAGATATTGTAAATAAATTAAATCAATCCACTTTAAAAGCGCTGCAAGACAACGAAGTCAAAGATCGCTTAGTCAGTCTAGGAGCAGAAGCAATGCCAATGACCCCTGAGCAATTTGATCAATTAATTAAGGATGAACTTAATAGTAACGCAACAGTCATTAAAGCGGCAGGGATTAAATCTGAATAGTTAATCCCAAATTGGTGCTCTGCCAGCTGGGTTTGCTATTCTTCCATCCGGTTTAGCTAGTGAGTGGATTTGTTCCATTTCTGATGGGGATAGCGTGAAATTAAGTATATCTAAGTTCTGCGCAATACGCTCGGGATTAGACGATCTTGGAATTGGAATAATCTGCCCTTGTTGAGTGAGCCATCGTAAAACAATTTGTGCGATGGATTTATCCTTATTTCTTGCTATCTGGGAGAGGACTGGATCATCAAATAAACGACCACGCGCTAGTGGACAATAAGCCGTAAAAATTAAGCCTTTGCTTTTACAAAACGCTAATATCTTACTCTGATCTAGGTAGGGATGATACTCCGCTTGTAAAGAAACAATGGGTTCAGGGCAGAGCGACATAGCCTGCTCAAGTAAGGCAATATTAAAGTTCGCTACACCAATATGGCGAGTTAATCCTTGTTGCTTTGCTAGCGCTAACGCAGTCATTGTTTCAGCCATTGGAATATTGTCAATCGTTGGCCAGTGTACGTGCAGCATATCAACATAATCGACTTGAAGATTTTTCAAACTCTCATCAACTGATTTCGCAAAAGCATCTTTCGAGAGGTATTCGTGGGAGACTTTTGTTACTAAAAATATCTCGCTGCGTGGCACACCAGATGCACGTATACCTTCACCCACTCCTTTTTCTGAGCCGTATTTCCAGGCGGTGTCAATATGTCGATATCCTAATTTTAAGGCATGGCAAACTAGTTCGGCACAGTCTCCTAATTGAGAAGTTCCAAAACCAATTTGAGGAATACTGCATCCTTGAGAGGTAATAACAGGTACAGATGTTGAATTAATCATATGCGCTCCTTTTAGTATTTAATTATTAGGCGATCATCGTTGATCTGGACTCTTGAATGAACCGATGTCAGTCTAACGTCACGATTAAAGAGGGTACTCTTATCTTATCTTATCATTGCCTTCATTGATCGAGGCGGTGTTATTCGAAAAAAACGTCCCCTTGTTACTCAGATTTTTTTCTCTCAATTCATACACTGCTGAAAATCAGCACTACCTGGAATTAGACCTAAGCGAATACATTTTTGACGCTTGATATCATGTGGATTACTTTGAACTGATGGCGGGTTAACAGGCGGCTTAGGAGGAGTCTGAGGTTGAATAAACTCATTATCTTTCCAAATGCCTTGTTGATAAATTGTTCCATTTGAATAGTAATAAATACCATAACCGCTTCGTTTATTGTCCTTATGTTGCCCCACAAATTTACTACCGTCTGGATAAGTATAGGTGCCCTGACCATTAAATTTGTTATCTTTAAATTGCCCAGAATATTTATCGCCATTCGAGTAAGTAACTGTTCCATACCCATGCGCTAAACCATCCCTAAATTCGCCAATATATTTATCTCCCCCAGAATAAGTCCCCCCATAACAACTCCCTAAATAATCCCTATTACAAGTCGGCAAATTACTCTGAGCAAAAGAAAAGCTCGAGATCAATAAACTTAAGAATATTAATGTTTTTTTCATAGATCTTTAGAGAAAAGAGTATCTCAAAACTTTTATATAATTGGTCGGGACGGTGTGATTCGAACACACGACCCCTTGCACCCCATGCAAGTACGCTACCAGGCTGCGCTACGCCCCGACGAGCTTTAAATTATATCAGTTGACAGATTTGGAGTGATCAACAAGTTTGCGTAAATCACCCAAAATGTTGAATACAGCTTCAAGTTCAGTTCTAATCTGACCTTGACTATCTAACTCTTCTAAGCGATTTTTAGCACCATGGATGGTAAAGCCATCGTTATAAAGTAAGTCTCTGATTCTTCTGATAAGCACCACTTCATGGTGCTGATAGTATCTTCTATTACCTCTGCGCTTCTGAGGTTTGAGTTGATTAAACTCCTGCTCCCAATAACGCAGTACGTGTGGCTTGACAGCGCACAAGTCCCCTACTTCACCAATAGTGAAATATCTCTTGGCAGGTATCGGCGGCAAAGTAACCTTTTGGGTTTCTTTGATATCGCTTAACGAGAGTTCAGTGGGTAAATTCATATTCGGTGTGTTTGGGTTTGATACAAGTGTTTGCTAAAACTGGTATTTACTTCGGTTCTACTTAATTAAACTACCTTAATATCTTTACTGTCTATCGCATCTTTTAACTTTTGACTGGCATGAAACGTCACTACTCTTCTTGCACTGATGGGTATTTCTTGTCCAGTTTTAGGATTACGTCCTGGTCTTGCTGTTTTATTTCTGAGCTGAAAATTACCAAACCCAGAAATCTTTACATCGATACCACGCTCTAAATGATGTGCAATGTTCTCAAAAAAAGCATCTATCATCTCTTTTGCTTCACGTTTATTGAGTCCAACGTGATCAAATATTGCTTCTGATAATTCTATTTTTGTTATTGTTGCTGGGGTATTTTCCATAATTATCTCTTTAAATCTTATAGTTAGAAGTGTATGCTACCTTAATCTCGCGGAAAATTGAATAAGAACTTGATCTAAAAGTTGTTTAATTGCATTTTCCACATCAGTATCCTGCAAAGTCTGAGCATCGTCCGACAAAGTTACCCGAAAAGCTAAACTCTTTTCATCCAATTGCATCCCACTTAAACGCTCAGGTGTAGGTCTAAATTCGTCAAAAAGAGCAATATGTGTGACCAAACGAGATGCTGCTTGATGCAAAGCATCAAGCACTTTTTGTGCAGGGATATTGGCTTGAAGAACAATCGCCAAGTCACGCTCCACCGATGGGAACTTACTTGGTTCGACTAGTTTAGGTAAATCAATCGCTAAAACCTTTTCCAAATCAATCTCAAATAGCACTGGCGCTAAAGCAAATCCAAAGTGCTGTTGTAATTTGGGATGAAATTCACCGATAAAGCCGATTTCAAGACGATTTCCTGAAGCATCTTGTTTGAAAACCACAGCACTTCTACCTGGATGAAACGCTGGATGCTGCGCTGCTTGCGTCGTAATGGTGAGAGGCTGCAAAATCGCTTCTAGATCGGCTTTGACATCAAAAAAATCAATTCTTCTCGAGGCACTTCCCCATTGTTCTGATTCCACATCACCATAAGCTAAACCACCGATACGCATCGGTTGCTCCATGCCGGCGACACTGAGTGGACCGTCTTGGATGTTTTGATTACGCGTAAATACTCTTCCAAGCTCAAAGATCCGAACGCGGGTTGCCTTGCGGTTGAGGTTGGTTTTGAGGTTGTGAACTAATCCACCCAGCAGTGAGCTACGCATTACGGCAAATTGTTCGGCAAGAGGATTCAGTACCGGGATGGGTTGCGAATTGTTACTAATAATGGTTTCTGACTCTTGATCAATAAAGCCATAATTAACCACTTCTTGATAATCCTGTGCGGCAATCGTGTGACGCAAAGCGTGCATACTACGCTTGGTCTCGTTCGTGGTTTTGACGCGGATACTGGCTTGTGGTGCGAGTTCCGGAATATTTTCAAAACCATATAAACGCGCGATCTCTTCGATTAAGTCTTCTTCAATCTGTAAATCAAAGCGATATCTTGGTGTCTCCACCACGAATACCTCTTGCGGTGTACCTGGATGCATTCTTGCATACGAAAAATCTAAGCCATCAAAATACTCACTGATTTGATTGCCGTCCATCTGGATACCTAAGATCTTTTCTACTCGTGGAACCCGCAAGGTGATTTGATGACTTTTTGGCAATTCAAAAATCTGATCGTCAAGGGGACCTATCTCCCCACCACAAATTTCTTGAACAAGTTGGACAACATAATCTAAATACTTCACGGTACGGTCAGGATCCACACCACGCTCAAACCGAAACGCCGCATCGGTCGAGAACTTCAGTTGCCTTGCTCTGCCCTGAATGGCGCTTGGCCACCAAAAAGCAGATTCAATATAAATGTTCTTAGTATCTGAAGTGACCGCTGAGTGATCGCCCCCCATAATGCCAGCGATACTCTCAATCCCTTGGTCATCGGTAATCACTCCGACGGGCAAAGAGATATTACCCAAGCTTACTTCTTGACCATTGAGTAACAGAACTTTTTCTTCTGGTTTGGCAAAGCGAACTTGCAATTCTCCTTTGATTTTTTCCAAATCAAAAATATGCGTAGGTTGTCCCATCTCTAACATCACATAGTTGGAGATATCAACTAGTGCCGAGATACTTCTTTGTCCACTACTAGCTAAGCGTCGTACCATCCATGCGGGGCTCACTGCTTTGGCATTGACCCCTTTGATGATACGTCCTGCAAATCGGCCACAAAGGGCTTTATCAAGCACATGAACTTGTAAACGATCTTTGATGGTTTCTTTAACTTTAAAGTTAGGACGCTCAAGCAGAGGTGATCCAGTTAATGCGCTAACTTCTCTAGCAATCCCAAAAACAGATAAACAATCTGCTTTATTTGGAGTGAGCTTGATGGTAAAGATGGTGTCATCCAGGCCCAAGTATTCACGAATATTAGTACCAACCGGTGCGTCAAGTGGCAACTCATAGATGCCAGCATGATCTTCACCAAGACCAATTTCTCGACCAGAACACAGCATGCCGTAACTCTCTACGCCACGTAATTTACCAATCTTAATTTTGAAGCTTTTACCATCTTCACCAGGTGGCAACTCTGCACCAACCATGGCACACGGAATCTTAATACCTACGCGCGCATTGGGTGCGCCGCACACAATTTGCAGGGGCTCTGGCGAAAGAGTACCCACTGATACTTTACAAACGCGTAAACGATCTGCATCGGGATGTTGGGTTGCTTCAAGTATTTCGGCAACAACAACAGAATGAAATGGTGGCGCTAATTTTTTTGTTTCTTCTACTTCTAATCCTGCCATTGTCATTAAATGCTCAAGGGCATCGGTCGTGATGGGCGGATTAACAAACTGTCTTAGCCATGATTCGGAAAATTGCATATAAAGTCTCTATTGAATATGTACTAAGGAATATGAACTAAGCTGGAAATTGATTTAAAAAACGTAAGTCGTTTTCAAAGAATAAACGTAAATCATCAACGCCATAACGTAACATCGTGAGCCGTTCTAATCCTGAACCAAAGGCAAAGCCAATATACTCTTCAGGATCTAAACCCATATTCCGAATGACGGTTGGGTGGACTTGTCCTGAACCAGAAATCTCTAACCATCGGCCTGCTAATTTTCCAGAGGGAAACGCAATATCAATTTCAGCGGATGGTTCTGTAAACGGAAAATACGATGGACGAAAACGTAAATTAAGTGCGTCGTTTTCAAAAAAGGCTTTTAAGAATTGTGTGTAAATACCTTTCAATGCAGCGAAGGTCACATCTTTACCAATCCATAATCCTTCGACTTGATGAAACATCGGTGAGTGCGTTGCATCACTATCCACACGATACGTTCTACCGGGTGCAATCACACGAATCTCAGGCATATCATCTAAATTACCAAAAGTAGCTAAGTGTTGTTTGACTGCCTCACTGGCATACCGAATTTGCATCGGGCTTGTATGGGTTCTTAGTAGTAAAGACTTGCCCTGCACATCATGACCTTCCACATAAAAGGTATCTTGCATGGATCTTGCAGGATGATTCTCTGGACTATTAAGGGCTGTAAAATTAAACCAATCGTTTTCGATTTCAGGGCCCTGAGCTACATCAAATCCAATCGAATGAAAGATTTCTTCTACACGCTCCCAGGTGCGCATTACAGGATGTAGACTGCCCATCCCTCTGCCACGACCGGGCAAGGACACGTCAATCGCCTCTTGGGAAAGTCTTGCTTGTAAGAGATCATCCGCGAGTTGGGCACGTCTTACCTGCAAAGCACCTTCAATAGACGCTTTGGCAAGATTGATACGCGCACCTTCGGTTTTTCTGATGTCTGGGTCGAGCTTACCAAGTCCCTTGAGCATTTCTGTCAAGAGACCTGACTTACCGAGATATTTTGCCTTGACCTCCTCCAAAGCGACCGCGTCGCTGGTGGAGGAGAAACTTTCAGTAGCTTCTTTGACCAGTTGATCTAAATCAACCATACACTACTTACTTAAGCTGCAGCTTGAACAGTTTTGATCTTTTCGACCAAGGCAGCAAAAGCAGGCTTGTCATGAATCGCCATGTCAGATAAGACTTTGCGATCGAGATCAATTTCCGCTTTTTTCAGGCCATTGATAAATACACTGTAGCTTAAGTCATGTTCACGAACTGCCGCATTAATCCGCGCAATCCATAAAGCACGGAAAGTACGCTTCTTATTACGACGGTCACGATAGGCATATTGCCCAGCGCGCATCACCGCTTCTTTAGCGATACGGAATACATTACTACGACGACCGCGATAGCCTTTGGCTGCGTCGGTTACTTTTTTGTGACGGGCACGTGCTGTGACTCCGCGTTTTACTCTAGGCATGAGATTCTCCTTTTATCAATTAAGCGTACGGCAACATCGCACGAACAGATTTCACATTGGTTTCATGAACCTCTGCAGAACCACGTAAGTGACGTTTGTTTTTCGTTGTCTTTTTGGTTAGGATATGGCGCTTGAACGCCTGTCCACGCTTAATCGATCCGCTTCCGCGAACCTTAAAGCGCTTGGCTGCACCGCTTTTGCTCTTCATTTTGGGCATGATTGCTCCCTTTTCACTAATTTGTATCGCTCAGGTGGTTATTCATATTCAATAACACTTTTAAAACCCAGCCATACTTCTATTGAGCTTGACGCTCTCACTGCTTTGAGCTTGCGCTCATATTTAAAAGCTTACGCTTTTATCACTACTTCTTTTTAACAGGTGATAAAACCATTACCATCTGTCTGCCTTCCATCTTCGGAAATTGTTCAACAACTCCGTAAGGCTCTAAATCAATTTTCAAACGATCCAACATTCGCATCCCAATTTCTTGGTGGGCCATTTCACGACCTCTAAAACGCAACGTAATCTTGGTTTTATCGCCTTCTTCTAAAAAGCGGATCAGATTTCGCAACTTCACACCGTAATCACCGTCATCAGTACCAGGTCTAAACTTCACTTCTTTTACCTGAATTACCTTCTGCTTTAACTTAGCTTCATGCGCTTTCTTGGCCTCTTGATACTTGAACTTACCGTAGTCCATGATCTTACAAACCGGAGGAACCGCAGTAGGAGCAATCTCCACTAAATCCGTTTCTTCCTCTTCAGCTAATTTCAATGCATCAAATACCTTGAAAACGCCTAATGCTTGTCCTTGGGAACCAATCAATCGCACTTCAGGAACATTTATTTCCCGGTTAATACGATGCAGTTTTTCTGTAGCGATATCTTTACCTCTTCTCTCAATTTATCAATAACTGTTCCTGCTCGTCTTTTTATAGACGCTCTTTTCAGACATCTTTTTGAGAAATATCTTTCTGGAGCCTGCTAGAGAAGTCTTCAATCGACATGACGCCTAAATCATCTCCACCTCTAGCACGAACAGCAACTAAGTTGCCATCACGCTCTTTATCACCCACCACAATTAAGTAAGGATGTTTTTGTAAAGCATGGTCTCGTATTTTATACGTTATTTTCTCATTACGCAAATCCGCAAAGGCTCTAAATCCTTGTTTTTTTAGCATTTGT contains:
- a CDS encoding tripartite tricarboxylate transporter substrate binding protein, giving the protein MTQWRLTRSKAIHLTYVLLFSMGLGLTHLNGFAQTFPSKPIKLISGATAGSASDIIARSIAEKLQNEFGVSVIVENKPGASGTLAIQTILNSPADGHSIFVYTGAHTVLPLINKVNYDPVKDFSAVTPLAVVPNVMVVSPNKGYKSVKDVVAAAKDKPGQLNYASAGLGSATHMSAEKFKLATGIDAIHVPYKGSPEAITETMTGRIDYFFAPLVSALPMIKAGKLIPLAVSTPKRSSQLPDVPTLAEAGIAKSEYLFWIGMLVSSKTPRDIVNKLNQSTLKALQDNEVKDRLVSLGAEAMPMTPEQFDQLIKDELNSNATVIKAAGIKSE
- a CDS encoding aldo/keto reductase is translated as MINSTSVPVITSQGCSIPQIGFGTSQLGDCAELVCHALKLGYRHIDTAWKYGSEKGVGEGIRASGVPRSEIFLVTKVSHEYLSKDAFAKSVDESLKNLQVDYVDMLHVHWPTIDNIPMAETMTALALAKQQGLTRHIGVANFNIALLEQAMSLCPEPIVSLQAEYHPYLDQSKILAFCKSKGLIFTAYCPLARGRLFDDPVLSQIARNKDKSIAQIVLRWLTQQGQIIPIPRSSNPERIAQNLDILNFTLSPSEMEQIHSLAKPDGRIANPAGRAPIWD
- a CDS encoding MerR family transcriptional regulator, with the protein product MNLPTELSLSDIKETQKVTLPPIPAKRYFTIGEVGDLCAVKPHVLRYWEQEFNQLKPQKRRGNRRYYQHHEVVLIRRIRDLLYNDGFTIHGAKNRLEELDSQGQIRTELEAVFNILGDLRKLVDHSKSVN
- a CDS encoding integration host factor subunit alpha, whose product is MENTPATITKIELSEAIFDHVGLNKREAKEMIDAFFENIAHHLERGIDVKISGFGNFQLRNKTARPGRNPKTGQEIPISARRVVTFHASQKLKDAIDSKDIKVV
- the pheT gene encoding phenylalanine--tRNA ligase subunit beta: MQFSESWLRQFVNPPITTDALEHLMTMAGLEVEETKKLAPPFHSVVVAEILEATQHPDADRLRVCKVSVGTLSPEPLQIVCGAPNARVGIKIPCAMVGAELPPGEDGKSFKIKIGKLRGVESYGMLCSGREIGLGEDHAGIYELPLDAPVGTNIREYLGLDDTIFTIKLTPNKADCLSVFGIAREVSALTGSPLLERPNFKVKETIKDRLQVHVLDKALCGRFAGRIIKGVNAKAVSPAWMVRRLASSGQRSISALVDISNYVMLEMGQPTHIFDLEKIKGELQVRFAKPEEKVLLLNGQEVSLGNISLPVGVITDDQGIESIAGIMGGDHSAVTSDTKNIYIESAFWWPSAIQGRARQLKFSTDAAFRFERGVDPDRTVKYLDYVVQLVQEICGGEIGPLDDQIFELPKSHQITLRVPRVEKILGIQMDGNQISEYFDGLDFSYARMHPGTPQEVFVVETPRYRFDLQIEEDLIEEIARLYGFENIPELAPQASIRVKTTNETKRSMHALRHTIAAQDYQEVVNYGFIDQESETIISNNSQPIPVLNPLAEQFAVMRSSLLGGLVHNLKTNLNRKATRVRIFELGRVFTRNQNIQDGPLSVAGMEQPMRIGGLAYGDVESEQWGSASRRIDFFDVKADLEAILQPLTITTQAAQHPAFHPGRSAVVFKQDASGNRLEIGFIGEFHPKLQQHFGFALAPVLFEIDLEKVLAIDLPKLVEPSKFPSVERDLAIVLQANIPAQKVLDALHQAASRLVTHIALFDEFRPTPERLSGMQLDEKSLAFRVTLSDDAQTLQDTDVENAIKQLLDQVLIQFSARLR
- the pheS gene encoding phenylalanine--tRNA ligase subunit alpha, encoding MVDLDQLVKEATESFSSTSDAVALEEVKAKYLGKSGLLTEMLKGLGKLDPDIRKTEGARINLAKASIEGALQVRRAQLADDLLQARLSQEAIDVSLPGRGRGMGSLHPVMRTWERVEEIFHSIGFDVAQGPEIENDWFNFTALNSPENHPARSMQDTFYVEGHDVQGKSLLLRTHTSPMQIRYASEAVKQHLATFGNLDDMPEIRVIAPGRTYRVDSDATHSPMFHQVEGLWIGKDVTFAALKGIYTQFLKAFFENDALNLRFRPSYFPFTEPSAEIDIAFPSGKLAGRWLEISGSGQVHPTVIRNMGLDPEEYIGFAFGSGLERLTMLRYGVDDLRLFFENDLRFLNQFPA
- the rplT gene encoding 50S ribosomal protein L20 — encoded protein: MPRVKRGVTARARHKKVTDAAKGYRGRRSNVFRIAKEAVMRAGQYAYRDRRNKKRTFRALWIARINAAVREHDLSYSVFINGLKKAEIDLDRKVLSDMAIHDKPAFAALVEKIKTVQAAA
- the rpmI gene encoding 50S ribosomal protein L35, with amino-acid sequence MPKMKSKSGAAKRFKVRGSGSIKRGQAFKRHILTKKTTKNKRHLRGSAEVHETNVKSVRAMLPYA
- the infC gene encoding translation initiation factor IF-3, with the translated sequence MERRGKDIATEKLHRINREINVPEVRLIGSQGQALGVFKVFDALKLAEEEETDLVEIAPTAVPPVCKIMDYGKFKYQEAKKAHEAKLKQKVIQVKEVKFRPGTDDGDYGVKLRNLIRFLEEGDKTKITLRFRGREMAHQEIGMRMLDRLKIDLEPYGVVEQFPKMEGRQMVMVLSPVKKK